The proteins below come from a single Deltaproteobacteria bacterium genomic window:
- a CDS encoding radical SAM protein translates to MSPFIIPIFLPQMGCPYHCLYCNQKLITQSPNQGLTRETFIATVEAGLSSKKKKQGQEIEIAFFGGTFTNLPEAFQERLLKWAAPYLSGQSMNVMGLSTHQPDIDSAIRNPNSAIGISTPSDKNSELRTPNSELGISNPPDTNSTIRNPKSEIGISSIRISTRPDALSEIKIEQLLASGVGTIELGIQSLEDKVLTLSNRGHTAQTAFQALGLLKKYPVRIGVQLMVGLPGDTAGGFLRTVKQVTALKPHLVRIYPTLVLKDTALSQWFYEGRYHPLSLDETLSLCSQALELLEDNGIRVIRMGLQENDGLRLGKDLIAGPYHPAFGSLVRGELFLKKVLKGLPSQKPLLPRLALEISPQDVSYLTGNKRKNLDRLIREPGISGIKIAVNKSLKAGQWNWFY, encoded by the coding sequence ATGTCCCCCTTCATTATCCCTATCTTCCTGCCCCAAATGGGCTGTCCCTATCATTGTCTTTATTGCAATCAGAAGCTTATTACCCAAAGCCCGAACCAGGGCCTGACCAGGGAAACCTTTATAGCCACGGTGGAAGCCGGTTTGTCTTCCAAAAAGAAAAAACAAGGCCAGGAGATAGAGATCGCCTTTTTTGGGGGGACTTTTACCAATCTTCCCGAGGCCTTTCAGGAACGGCTCCTGAAATGGGCCGCCCCCTATCTATCCGGACAGAGCATGAACGTTATGGGTCTATCCACCCACCAGCCTGATATAGACTCCGCAATCCGCAATCCGAATTCCGCAATCGGTATATCTACCCCTTCTGATAAAAACTCCGAACTCCGAACTCCGAACTCCGAACTCGGTATATCCAACCCTCCTGATACAAATTCCACAATCCGCAATCCGAAATCCGAAATCGGTATAAGTTCTATTCGTATTTCAACCCGGCCCGATGCCCTTTCCGAAATAAAAATTGAACAGCTCCTGGCTTCCGGGGTAGGAACCATCGAATTGGGAATTCAATCCCTTGAGGATAAGGTATTGACCCTCTCGAACCGGGGGCACACTGCCCAAACCGCTTTCCAGGCCCTTGGTTTACTAAAAAAATATCCGGTCCGGATCGGGGTTCAATTGATGGTGGGCCTCCCCGGTGATACGGCCGGGGGATTCCTCCGGACCGTCAAACAGGTAACGGCCTTGAAACCCCACCTGGTCCGGATCTATCCGACCCTGGTCCTTAAGGACACGGCCTTATCCCAATGGTTCTACGAAGGACGGTATCACCCTCTGTCCCTTGACGAAACCTTGTCTTTATGCAGTCAGGCCCTGGAACTACTTGAGGACAACGGCATCCGCGTCATTCGAATGGGTCTTCAGGAAAATGACGGATTGCGCCTTGGAAAAGACCTCATTGCCGGCCCCTATCATCCAGCCTTCGGGTCTCTGGTCCGGGGAGAATTATTCCTGAAAAAAGTCCTTAAGGGCTTACCATCCCAAAAACCGCTCCTCCCGCGCCTGGCCCTTGAAATTTCCCCCCAGGATGTTTCCTACCTAACCGGAAATAAAAGAAAAAACCTGGACCGTTTAATCAGGGAGCCGGGTATCTCCGGAATTAAGATCGCGGTGAATAAAAGCCTTAAGGCCGGTCAGTGGAATTGGTTTTACTGA
- the rnc gene encoding ribonuclease III, producing MDNLVPLQNALAYEFKNLLLLKQSLTHRSYVNEHPGSQLIHNERLEFLGDAVLNLTLCDLLFKKYPEMPEGRLSKIRASQVNEKKLSVLSQQLDLGAYLLIGKGEERTGGRKKSSILADVFEAVLGAIYLDGGYPSASNFINRLFESQLDDDQEQFNQDFKTLLQETCQGNLKTVPVYTVFREEGPDHKKIFFVEVIIQGQIISKGKGRTKKEAQQEAAEKALVKLKAQSRGMKMICF from the coding sequence ATCGATAACCTTGTCCCATTACAAAATGCCCTGGCCTATGAGTTTAAAAACCTTTTACTCTTAAAACAATCCCTTACCCATCGCTCCTATGTCAATGAACACCCGGGATCCCAATTGATCCATAACGAACGGTTGGAGTTCCTAGGTGATGCGGTCTTAAATTTGACCCTCTGTGATCTCTTGTTTAAAAAATATCCGGAAATGCCTGAAGGGCGTCTTTCCAAAATTCGGGCCAGCCAGGTCAACGAGAAAAAACTGTCGGTATTATCCCAACAATTAGACCTGGGGGCCTATTTATTAATAGGAAAAGGAGAGGAACGGACCGGTGGCCGTAAAAAATCCTCCATCCTGGCCGACGTCTTTGAAGCCGTCCTCGGGGCCATCTATTTAGACGGGGGATATCCTTCGGCCTCGAACTTTATCAACCGTCTTTTCGAATCTCAGCTTGACGATGATCAAGAGCAGTTTAATCAGGACTTTAAGACCCTTCTCCAGGAAACCTGCCAGGGGAACCTGAAGACCGTGCCGGTCTATACGGTTTTTCGGGAAGAAGGCCCGGACCACAAAAAGATCTTCTTCGTGGAAGTAATCATCCAGGGCCAAATTATTTCCAAGGGAAAGGGCCGGACCAAGAAAGAAGCCCAGCAAGAGGCGGCTGAAAAAGCCCTGGTAAAGCTCAAAGCTCAAAGTCGAGGGATGAAAATGATTTGCTTTTAA
- the rplM gene encoding 50S ribosomal protein L13 — translation MKSYIPKQEELKRSWCLFDADGKVLGRLASEVAQRLRGKNNPQFVPYADTGDFVVVVNAEKIILTGRKIDQKVYYRHTGFIGGLKSITAKKLKEKKPEELIRQAVKGMLPKNSLGRKLNKKLKVYIGPNHPHEAQQPLTVS, via the coding sequence ATGAAAAGCTATATTCCAAAACAAGAAGAACTCAAACGAAGCTGGTGTCTGTTTGATGCCGATGGAAAGGTTCTGGGCCGGCTGGCCTCCGAGGTGGCTCAGAGGCTGAGAGGTAAAAATAATCCCCAATTTGTTCCTTACGCCGATACCGGGGATTTTGTGGTGGTCGTCAATGCGGAAAAAATTATCTTGACCGGGAGAAAAATAGATCAGAAGGTCTACTATCGGCATACCGGATTTATTGGCGGACTTAAATCCATTACGGCTAAAAAATTGAAAGAAAAAAAGCCTGAAGAACTCATTCGACAGGCCGTCAAAGGGATGCTGCCTAAAAACAGTCTTGGCAGGAAGCTTAATAAAAAATTAAAAGTTTATATCGGGCCCAATCATCCCCATGAGGCCCAACAACCTTTGACCGTTTCTTAA
- the rpsI gene encoding 30S ribosomal protein S9 produces the protein MADKEYYATGKRKLAIARTWLRPGAGQITINGRPIDRYFSRETAKMIVLQPLELTDTVGKFDILVNVTGGGHSGQAGAIKHGISKALLVFDPQLRGVLKKAGFITRDSRVKERKKYGQKGARARYQYSKR, from the coding sequence ATGGCAGATAAAGAATATTACGCAACAGGGAAAAGAAAATTAGCCATCGCCCGTACCTGGTTGAGGCCGGGGGCTGGTCAAATAACCATAAACGGCAGACCAATCGACCGTTATTTCAGCCGGGAGACGGCCAAGATGATTGTTCTCCAGCCTCTTGAATTAACCGACACCGTGGGTAAGTTTGACATCCTGGTTAATGTCACCGGGGGAGGCCATTCCGGGCAGGCCGGGGCCATTAAACACGGAATCAGCAAGGCCCTTTTGGTATTTGACCCGCAGCTCAGAGGCGTGTTGAAGAAAGCGGGATTTATTACCCGGGATTCGAGGGTCAAAGAACGGAAGAAATACGGGCAAAAAGGTGCCAGAGCCCGTTATCAGTACTCAAAACGATAG